CGCTTGCGTCGTCGCGACCCAGGTTGAAAGCCCGCCGCCAAGCGTGCAGACCGGCCAGTCCGAACCCCAGATCGCCCGGCCGAAACCAAAGGCGCTGATCGTGTGCTCGAAATACGGCTTGAGGTCTTCGAGTGTCCAGTTGTCGAGATCGCCATAGGCCGGGATACCGGAAATCTTCACCAGAACATTGTCCCGTTTCGCAATCTCCGTGATCCCCGTCTTCCAGACATCGTAACCATGGCCCTTGATGTCGGGCACGCCGCAGTGGTCGAGAACGAAGGTGACATCAGGAGCAAGATCGATCAGCGCGTTTGCCTTGTCGATCTGGTGCGGCAGCATGCAAAGGTCGAAGGTGAGGCTCGTCCCGGAAAGCCGCTTGATGTTCTCCCGGAACAGCGCCCCCTCCGAGACATCGTCGGGCACCACATGCAGCACGCGGCGAAAACCCTTGACGAAGGGATTGGCCTGCTGCGTCTCAAGATAGGAAGCAAAGCCCGGGTCTTCCGGCCGACAGGATGCAATCACGCCACGCAGCAAACTGCCCGGCTCACGCGACAGGTCCTCGACCATCCTGGTTTCGGCTGGAATATCATCGGGCCTGACATCCACTTCCATGTGCAGCACTGAGGAAATCCCGAGCCGCGCTGCTTCGCTGATGTAGCGTTCATAGGTGAAATCGGCATCCAGCGGCGGCACGTCCTGCAACCAGGGATAGGACAGGCGATCACGGTAGATGAGATGTAGATGGGTATCGATGATCATGTCTGGCCCCTCCGAAGGCCGTTTCAGCGGATCCGTCAATCCGGCAAGGCATCACTGACGATACCTGCCCCGGCAAGATCGGACAGACGTTTTGCCGTCTCGCAAAGGCTGAGAATGGTGGTGTCGATGTCAGCGGCACCCGGCGTGTTGATCAGCGTGATATAGGGAACCGTCAGTGCAGCAATCGCAGTGCCGTCGGCGCTGACGATCGGCGCAGAAAGGTTGATGACACCCGCCGTCTGGGCGCTCGGCATCATCTCGTAGCCGCGCTGGCGGATCTGCTCCAGCCGCGCCTCGAAGGTTTCCGTCATCCGTCCCTCCGGTCCGCCGCTTCCGACATGTTCGGCAACCATCATCGCCCGCAGCTCCGGACTGCGGAAGGCGAGCAGCACGTGGCCGGATCCGGTATCGAACAGCCCCATACGCGAACCGACACGGATCGAGATACCCCAGTAACCTGGGGCCTCCTGCTGGGCAATGACAACGGGATGGCCCCGGTCATAGACCACGATATGGTTTGCCTGCTGGGTTGTTTCTCCAAGCTTGCGCATCAGGGGCGTGGCGAAGGAGGCAAGCCGCCGCGTCGGCGCATGCATCTGCGCTAGGCCGAAGAGCTTGAGCGTCAACAAGTAGCGGTCGCCCTCCAGCCGCGCGACGTAGCCGCGCCGCACCAAGCGGTCGAGCATGCGGTAGAATTCATTCGGGCTGCGCTCGAGCCGCTTGGCAATTTCCGCCTGGCTCAATCCCCCATCGACGCCCGCGAGCAGCTCGAGAATGTCGAGCCCCTTGTCCAGTGCCGGCGCTCGGTAGCGATCCCGATCCAGGTCATTCACGCATTTCTCTCCTTGAAGTCTGGCGACTGGCCTTGACGTTCATGAATAAATGTTTTGCATATGAATGATGCTCGCATCGAGAGATCGAATATGCAAGGGGTCGTTTGACGCGGGAGGGAAGACAGTGGATCGGCTGGAGGAGCCAAGAGGATGAACCTACCCCTTGATAACAAGCATGTGCTGGTGACAGCAGCCGGCCAGGGCATCGGGCGCGCGAGCGCGCTCGCCTTCGCGCGCGCCGGAGCAACAGTGGTCGCGACCGATATCAACATGGATGCGTTGGCAAGCCTCGCCGGTGAAACCGGTATCACGACGCACCGGCTTGACGTCCTGGATGACGATGGGGTCAAGGCTCTCGTCTCGCAAAGCGGTCCCTTCGACATACTGTTCAACTGCGCCGGCGTGGTCCACGGCGGGACTGTGCTAGACATGGCCGACAAGGATCTCGACTTCGCCATCGACCTCAACGTCCGTGCCATGATCCGCACCATCAGGGCAGTGCTGCCAGCCATGCTCGAACGTGGCGATGGATCGATCATCAACATGTCTTCGGTGGCGAGTTCGATCAAGGGTGTGCCGAACCGCTTCGCCTACACCGTCACCAAGGCCGCCGTCATCGGCTTGACCAAGTCGGTCGCCGCCGACTACGTGACGCAAGGCATTCGCTGCAACGCCATCTGCCCGGGCACCGTCGAAAGCCCGTCGCTTCAGGACCGCATGCGCGCCCAAGGCGATTATGACGCCGCCCGTGCCGCCTTCATCGCCCGCCAGCCCATGGGGCGGCTTGGCACCCCGGAAGAAATCGCCGACCTCGCCGTCTACATCGCCGGCGCCACCTATACCTCCGGTCAGGCCTTCGCCATCGACGGCGGCTGGACCATCTGAACAATGCCAGGAAAAGTGTGAAGCGGTTTTCCGCCCGGTATTGCGAACAAAAGACACTGAGCGGCTGGGCCGCGACTTTCGGAAAGGAAAAAGACCATGAAACTCATGCGCGTCGGCCCGCTTGGCCAGGAAAAGCCGGCCATCCTCGACAAGGAAGGCAAGATCCGTGACCTCTCCGCCCATGTCGCCGATATCGGCGGTCATACCATCTCACCGGAAGGCCTGGCAAAGATCGCCGCGATCGATCCGGCTTCCCTGCCGGAAATTGCCGCCGACCGCATCGGCGCCTGTGTCGCCGGCACCGGCAAGTTCATCTGCATCGGGCTGAACTATTCCGACCACGCGGCAGAAACCGGCGCTGCCGTGCCGCCGGAGCCGGTCATCTTCATGAAGGCGACCTCGGCCATTTGCGGTCCGGATGACGACGTGCTGATCCCGCGCGGCTCGGAAAAGACCGACTGGGAAGTCGAACTCGGCGTCGTCATCGGCAAGACGGCAAAATATGTCTCGGAAGCCGATGCCATGGATTACGTCGCCGGCTATTGCGTCTCCCACGACGTTTCCGAACGGGCTTTCCAGACCGAGCGCGCCGGACAGTGGACCAAGGGCAAGTCCTGCGACACCTTCGGCCCGATCGGCCCCTGGCTCGTCACCAAGGACGAAATTTCCGATCCGCAGAACCTCAAGATGTGGCTCTCGGTCAATGGCAAGATGATGCAGGACGGCTCGTCGAAGACCATGGTCTACGGCGTCGCCCACCTCGTCTCCTACCTCAGCCAGTTCATGAGCCTGCATCCCGGCGACGTCATCTCCACCGGCACCCCTCCGGGCGTCGGCCTCGGCATGAAGCCGCCGCAGTTCCTCAAGGCCGGCGACGTGGTCGAACTCGGCATCGAGGGGCTCGGCACGCAGAAGCAGACGTTCAAGGCGGATGTCTGAACCCCGAACGTGATCACCGGACCCCGCCCATTTGGCGGGGTCTTGCGTTTCTGGGCCGAACACAGAAAAAGCCGGGCGTCACCACCCGGCTTCTGTTGCGGTCCTGACTTGCCACACACCTGAGCGCGGATCAGAATCTGTAGTTCACGCCCACCCGGATCAGATGGCTCGACGGGTCCGACTCGTAGCTGTCCAACGGGCTGACCGTGCCCAGAGGCGACGTACGCTTGGCATAATCGGTGTAGAGATACTCGGCCTTGAAGCTCAGCGCGTCGGTCATCGCATATTCCGCACCAACGCCGGCGACATAACCGAAATATGTCTGCTGGTCTTCGCCCTCGATCGCACCGACGATCGGGTCGACGCCACCATTGCCCTCGGCGACGGCAAGACCGCCCGTCACGTAGAACAGCGTCCGGTCCATGGCGACGCCGACGCGCGCACGCGCGGTGCCCTGCCAGCCAAGCTCGTAGCGGCACGTCTGCGACGGGAAACCCGCACATGCCTTGTCACCTTGGACCTTGGCCCAGGAAACATCCGCTTCGACGCCGTAGACCATGTTGCCGCTCTGGACGTTGTAGCCTGCGGTCACGCCGACAAGGCCGCCGCGCAACGGGGTCTCGGAAAAGAGCGTGCCGGATCCGGTCTGTGTTTCCACTTCGCCGACCGCGCCGCCACCGACGACGCCAACATAGCCGCCGCTCCAGTCGTGAATGATATCGGCAACCGCACCTTGTGGCGGGAGCGGCCGGGGCGCATCAACCGAACCGAGATCGGCGGATGTCGCAGTCGTGGCAATTAAGCCGACGGAAAGACTAGCAAAAATGAATTTGGTGCTCACGAAAACTCCTGCGGTCACACTCGCCACCAGTTAAGCGACACATGGTTAACGCCCGGTTTCGTCAGCAACCTTTGCAAGAAAAAAAGCCGGGCACTACCACCCGGCTTTAAAGAGCAGAACTGATCCGAAGCTTACTTGATCAACGGCAGGATGCTGTCGATCGACTTTTTCGCGTCGCCGTAGAACATCCGCGTATTCTCCTTGTAGAACAGTGGGTTCTCAATGCCGGAGTAGCCGGTGCCCTGGCCGCGCTTGGAAACGAAGACCTGCTTGGCCTTCCAGACTTCCAGGACCGGCATGCCGGCGATGGGTGAGTTTGGATCTTCCTGGGCAGCCGGATTGACGATGTCGTTCGAGCCGATGACGATCGCGACATCCGTCTCGGGGAAGTCCTCGTTGATTTCGTCCATTTCCAGAACGATGTCGTAGGGCACCTTCGCTTCCGCAAGCAGCACGTTCATGTGACCCGGCAGACGACCCGCGACCGGATGGATCGCAAAGCGCACGGTCTTGCCGGAGGCCCGCAGCTTGCGGGTCAGTTCCGACACCGACTGCTGCGCCTGCGCCACCGCCATGCCGTAGCCCGGGATAATGATCACCGAGTCCGCGTCGTTGAGTGCATTGGCGACACCATCGCCATCGATCGCGATCTGCTCGCCCGTCACCTCCATCTGCGGTCCCGTCGTGCCGCCGAAGCCGCCGAGAATGACCGAGATGAAACTGCGGTTCATCGCCTTGCACATGATGTAGGAAAGGATCGCACCCGACGAACCCACCAGCGCGCCGACAACAATCAGAAGGTCGTTCGACAGCGAAAAGCCGATGGCCGCCGCCGCCCAGCCGGAATAGCTGTTGAGCATGGAAACGACGACCGGCATGTCGGCGCCGCCGATACCCATGATCAGATGGTAGCCGATGAAGAGCGCCAGAAGCGTCATCAGGATCAGCGTCCAGCTGCCGGCGCCATTAAAGTAGAGCACCAGCAGGATCAGGGAGCCGAGGGCGGCACCGGCATTCAGCATATGACCGCCCGGCAGCTTCTTCGCCTTGCCGTCGACCTTGCCGGCGAGCTTGCCATAGGCGACGACCGATCCGGTGAAGGTGACCGCACCGATGAAGACGCCGAGGAAAACCTCGATCTTGAGGACGGCGATTTCAGGCCCCGTCTTCTCGGCGATTTTCAAGGCGAACCCGGTGAAGTCCTTGAAAAGCTCGGTGTGCCCGGCCTGCATGGCACAGGCAACCGCATTGACGGCGGGATCGCAAAACGCGATGCCGGCTTCGGTGAGCGCACTGGCGATGCGCCACATCTCGATCTCGGCATTGAAGCCGATGAAGACGGCGGCCAGACCGACCAGAGAGTGCATGGCAGCGACGAGCTGCGGCATTTCGGTCATCTGGACCCGCTGGGCGACGACCCATCCGATCCCGCCGCCAATGGCGATCATGAGGACAGAGATGAACCAGTTGCCGGCACCGGGACCGAGAAGGGTCGCAACGACCGCGAGCCCCATGCCGACGATGCCGTACCAGACGGCGCGCTTGGCGCTTTCCTGACCCGAGAGCCCGCCGAGCGACAGGATGAAGAGAACGGCTGCGACGACATAGGCCGCTGTGGTGAATCCATATTCCATGTGTGTGTCCCCTCCCCTAACTCAAGACTTCTGGAACATGGCGAGCATGCGCCGCGTCACCATGAAGCCACCGAAGATGTTGATGCCGGCCATCAGGATCGACAGCGCCGCGAGGATGATCACCAGGAGGTTCCCCGATCCGATCTGCATGAGGGCGCCGAGGATGATGATCGAGGAAATGGCATTGGTGATCGCCATGAGCGGCGTGTGGAGCGAATGGCTGACATTCCAGATGACCTGGAATCCGACGAAACAGGCGAGCACGAAGACGATGAAATGGCTCATGAAGCTGGCAGGTGCAAAAAGACCGGCAAGCAGGATCAGCGCGCCACCGCCGGCGAGCATCGCCACCTGGTTGCGGGTCTGCATTTTGAAGGCGGCACTTTCCAGCGCCCGCTTCTCGTCAGGCGTGAGTTCCTTCACCTTTTCCTTCGGCTTGGCAGCTGCGATCGCCTGGATCTTCGGTGGCGGCGGCGGGTAAGTAATTCCACCATCCTTGGTGACGGTCGCCCCACGGATGACGTCGTCTTCCATATTGTGGACCGGCACACCGTCCTTGCCGGGCGTCAGATCCGTCATCATGTGGCGAATATTGGTCGAATAGAGCGTAGATGCCTGTGCGGCCATGCGGCTTGGGAAGTCGGTATAACCGACGATGGTCACGCCATTGTCGGAGACGATTTTCTGGTCGGCAACGGTGAGGTCGCAGTTGCCGCCGCGCTCGGCGGCAAGGTCGATGACAACGGAGCCCGGCTTCATCGCGGCAACCATATCTGCGAGCCAGAGCTTCGGCGCATCACGACCGGGGATCAGCGCCGTGGTGATGACGATATCGATTTCGGGCGCCAGTTCGCGGAACTTTGCGAGCTGCTTTTCCCGGAACTCCGGCGAGGACGGAGCGGCATACCCTCCCGTTGCGGCCCCATCCTGGGCAGCTTCGAATTCGAGATAGACGAACTGCGCCCCCATGCTCTCGATCTGCTCGGCGACTTCAGGACGAACGTCGAAGGCATAGGTGATGGCACCGAGCGAGGTTGCCGTCCCGATGGCGGCAAGACCGGCAACGCCCGCACCGATCACCAGAACCTTGGCCGGCGGCACCTTGCCAGCAGCCGTCACCTGGCCGGTGAAGAAGCGGCCGAAATTGTTGCCCGCCTCGATCACGGCGCGGTAGCCGGCGATGTTTGCCATCGACGAAAGCGCGTCCATCTTCTGGGCGCGCGAAATGCGCGGCACCATGTCCATGGCGACGACGGTCGCACCCTTGTCCTTGGCCTGCTCGAGCAGAGCCGAATTCTGGGCCGGATAGAAAAAGGAAATCAGCGTCTTGTCGGGACTGAGGCGATCGACCTCCGAAGTCTCGGGCGGGCGCACCTTGGCAATGATGTCGGCCGTTTCAAACAGGGCAGCGGCTGTCTCCACCACGGTCACGCCGGCGGTACGATAGGTATCGTCCGAAAAGCCCGCCGCCTTTCCGGCGCCGCTCTCGATCACACAATCATAGCCGAGTTTCTGCAACTGGACGGCGCTATCAGGCGTCATCGCGACGCGGGCCTCGCCGGCATAAATTTCCCTTGGCGATCCGATCTTCAATCCCATCTCCCCAACTCCGTTTGAACGGGTTCAACCACTGTCCCTCGTCTAAAGCCGAAGGACGCTCCGGTCGCGGACACGAACAGAAGTAAGGCCCCCTGTCTAGTCCAGCAGGCGAAGCATATGACGGTTTTCGATCAGGAGGCGACGGCTTTAAACGATTTTTGTTGCGATGCACACGAACGGCTCGGGCGGCAACCATGGAACAATTCGATCTGCTTCCTGTTGTCTGAGGGAACAACGCAAGGAGACACACATGCTGCAATGGATCCTCATTCTTCTTCTCATCGCCGCAGTCGCGAGCCTTCTCGGCTTTCGCGGTGTGGCCGGCGCGTCCGCCGGCATTGCGAAGATCCTGATTTTCATTGTCCTGATCGTCATGATCATCGCGCTGTTTACGGGCGTGATCATCGTCGCGTGACGCCGATTTCATCGACAGCAGGAAGCCCGCAACGCCAACCGCGTCGCGGGCTTTTGAATATTGAAAGGCGCTGTTTCAGATAAAGGGTCTGACGCGAGCTTCCTCGGGCTTCCATTTGGCGAGATCCTGAAGCCCCGCCGGATCCAGCACGTCACAACCACGATCGCGCCACCGGATAAGTCCCCGATCCGCAAGTTTCTTCAGCGTTTTGTTGGTGTGCACGATGGACAGGCCGAGCGTATCGGCAAAGTGCATCTGGGTCACCGGAACATGCCGGTGATTGTCCCCGAGTATGCCGGCGCTCATCCCTCGGTCAAACAGGAAAGCCAGCAGATAGGATGCTCGTTCCAGTGCCGAACGACGGCCGATACTGAGCAGGTGTTCGTCGAGAATGGATTCTTCACGCGCTGCAAGCCACGTCAGATCGAAGCTGAGCCCGGGATGAAGCTCGAACAGGGAAAACAGCCGGCTTCGTTCGAAGACGCAGAGCGTCATCGGCGTCAAAGCCTCCACCGAATGCTGCATCTCCGCCATGACCGCACCCTGCAGGCCGACCATGTCTCCCGGCACGACATAATTGAGGATCTGCCGACGCCCGTCCTCGAGGATCTTGTAGCGGAACCCCCACCCAGCCAGCACCGTGTAGAGATGGGCGCTTCGCGCGCCTTCGGCGAGCACGGTGGTGCCGGTATCGGCGAGCAGTTCCCCGCGCTTGAAGGTCGAGACAAATTCCAGTTCCGAATCGGAGAATGGCCTGAAACGCCTCATGTGTCGCAAGGGACATTCGAAACAACTGACCCTGGTCGGATTTTGGCGTGGTTCGATTGCCATGGGATCACCTCGTTTGTCTGCCAGTGTGTTCCTTATGGAACAACAGGACTTCGACATGTCTTTTTTAAATGACGTTGATCAGGTGGCACCTCATAAAGCGTCCCTGACAAAAGGAAAATTTATGAGCCCAGCGCCGCTCCGTGTTCTCGTTGCAGAGAACCAGTATCTGATCGCGATGGAGGTGGAGCGGTTGCTTGGCGAGACTGTACCATGTGAGGTGACGATAACCCCATTGGCGCATCTTCGCGAAACATTGGCCAGAGAAAAGTTTGATGTGGTGATCGTGGAAGCCGTTCTTGCGGAATCCGAGAACGTTGAGCGAACGCGCGCCATCATCGATGCCGGCGCCCGACCGGTCTTTTTGTCGTCCTATGATCACGTGGCGGCCAAGGGCACAGTGGTCTCTGCCCATCCAGTTGTGCCAAAACCGCCGCAATCCGAAGAACTGGCTGCGGCGGTCTTTGAAGCGGCGCATCATCGCTGATCCCTAGACTGCAAACGCCTTCTTGATCACTGCAGAACTGTGGGAATCGGGGCCATAGTCGCCCTCGCCGCTAACGCCGAGGATTTCCTGCAGCTTGTTGCGCGCGCGATTGATACGGCTCTTGATCGTACCGACGGCGCAACCGCAGATTTCGGCAGCTTCCTCATAGGCAAAGCCCGATGCACCCACGAGGATGATGGCTTCACGCTGGTCGCTCGGCAGCTGGTCGAGTGCGCGCTTGAAATCCTGCAAGTCGAGCGACCCATATTGCTGCGGATGCGTCGACAGCTGCGAGGTGAAAATACCGTCCGTGTCGGACACTTCACGGCCGCGCTTGCGCATCTGCGAATAGAATTCGTTGCGCAGGATGGTGAACAGCCAAGCCTTCATGTTCGTGCCCGGCTCGAAATGGTCCTGCTTGGCCCAAGCCTTCATGATCGTATCCTGCACCAGATCATCCGCAACATGATGACGTCCGGTCAGAGAAACGGCAAAGGCGCGAAGATTTGGCAGTGCTGCCAGAAGGTCGCGCTTGAACGAGTGGTCGGTCGACTGATCGCCAACGGTCATCGAGCAGTGTCCTTGATGCGGTTGTCTTCACCGGCCTGGCGTTCCGCCATATCCAGCCGCTCGAGAAGCTGGAGAAACCGGTCCGGTATCCCCTCCTCCTCTACCGATTGATAGAATTCGCGCAATTGCGCGGAGACACCTGGATGAAACGCCGCCAGTCCAGGCAGGCCGTTCGAGACAGGCGCTTTCTTCGAATGTTCTGTCATTGGGTCCAACGGGTTTGATACAGTATGGCCTGACAACGCCTCGAATCCTAGAAGGTTCCGTGGCGAGGAAGTTTTTTGAACGCATTCCGGCACTTGCCCTCAGGCTGGCGAAACCCGGGTCAGGATGGAACAAAGCCTCAGATCCGACGTTCTTCCGACATCGAAACAGGGAGAACCAAACATGCTTTATTACGCCCTTGTCTTTCTCGTAGTCGCCCTCATCGCAGGTGTTCTCGGCTTCGGTGGCATCGCAGGCGCTTCCGCCGGCATCGCCAAGATCCTTTTCGGCATCTTCATCATCCTTTTCCTGATCTCGCTCGCCATGCGTCTGTTCCGTCAGGCGTGATAGGAAGAGAGGATCATGAAAAGAGGCCGTGCCCAAGGGCGCGGCCTCTTTCTATTTGAGAATGCAAAATCAGATGAGGATCCAGATCAGCGCGGCAAACAACAGCACGAGAATGACACTGAGCGTTGTGACCGTAAACGCGCCATACCGGGGAGGAACCTGAGATTCGAGATCCAGATCCAACCCGGCCTGTTGCGCGATATGACGGTTTTGCGCGTCGATACCGGGCGCCTCGGAGGGTGTCGAAGTGGGTGAATTCATCGCATTGCTCCATACCGTTCAGCGGGGATGGGTGGCACCAGAGCCAAAGCCTGGGCTTGAGCCTGACCTCCCGAAGCGGCGGGGCCGTCGAGAGCGGCAAGTTTTTCGGGACTGATGGTCTGACGAATGCTGCGCCCCGCAACGAGATCAGCGGCGACCGGGAAACAATCTCCATAGATCACGTCAGCCATGGCCTTCGCGCGCTGAAGTTCCATTGGCAGCGCCTGATAGCAAGCTTCATCGGTATCGTAAGAAATGACAGCGACCGGATCCTGCAGACAAGTGGTGTCTTGGGGATGGCAGGCCACAATGACCAGTAGGGCAGCCATGCTATTCATCATCGGTCTCCGTGTTACTTAAACGTTAACGCAGAGACTTGGCAGAGGTTCCGGTTGGGCCTCCAGGTAGAGCCCCACCCTCGATCAGAAGTGGATCAGGAGTGGATCAGGGCGTGAATGAACCTCAGCTTGTTGAAAACAGGTTCGGACAAAACGAAGGGATAGAGATCCGGCTGCCCCATGCTGCGATTGATACTGTTGATCGCAAGCGTGAGCGGCACCCAGGCGCGAATGAGCGCCTCAGTCCTCTCGACGGTATAGCTGTCGAAGGTGCGCTTGAGTTCGACTTCCGGCATGTCGGCTTCGATATCGGGGTTCGTCCTCAGCCCGAAGGCATCGGCGGTGTCCAGTGCGTCGACGATATGGAAGTAATGGGCAAAGGTCTCTGCAAAATCTTCCCACGGGTGACTGGCCGCATAAGCAGAAATGAAGTTGTTCTCCCAGCCAAGGGGAGGCCCTTCCGCATAGTGCCGCTTGAGCGCTGCGCCATAGTCCTGGCGCTCGTCGCCGAACACGGCGCGGCAGGCATCGAAAGCACCGCGATCGCGCACGAGCACGTTCCAGTAATAATGCGCCACCTCATGGCGAAAGTGACCCAGCAGCGTGCGAAACGGTTCACCCAGCGCCACACGCCGCGCTTCCCGCTCGGCATCGGAAGCCTCTGCGATGTTAAGTGTGATCAGACCTTCGGAATGGCCGGTCAGCACCGGCCCCTCGCCTCCCACCGCAGTGTCATCCGCCAGAAATTCAAAACCGAGCCCGCTTTCGGGAGCAGCGGTCCGCGTGGTGATCGGCAGCCTGAAGCGGAGAAGCGAATAGAAGAGGCCGCGCTTGGCGAGTTCAATTCTTTGCCAGTTATGAAGGTTTTCCGGCAAAGACAGGTCTGGAATTGTCACATTGTGCCGGCAAGCGACACAGAAACCGCTGTCGTCACCGTCATCGACGAGCCAGTTGCATCCCCCGAGCGCGGCATTCGCGCAAGGGCGGACAGGATCTGGTAGAACCTCGCCACGATCGAGGACATGTGTGCCCGACGCGTCCAGCGCCACCATGTCGAGCGCCGCCGGCCGAAAAGCCAGGCGAGCACCGCATGTGACGCAGCCGTCGTTTTCGAAATGCACGACATTGGCGCAATTGCTGCAGCTGAACAGGCGCATGGAATCGTTTTCTTTCAGGTAGACGCCGGACCTGGCGCGGGCAGGGTCAGTCGAAGATTTCGAGGGGGAAGCGCAATTCGTACCGCACGCGGCCATCGCTCAATTCATGCCTGGCCTCACCATTGACCGAGGATGGCACGACGCGTTCCAGAACGGTGCTGCCGAACCGTGCGGCCTTGGCCTCTTCATCAGCGCGAGGCGTGAAGGGTTCGGTCCAGATGATCACGACCGCCGGGCCATTCTTCGTATCAATCTTTTCGCAGGAAACCTCGATGGGCTGGCGTCGCTGCAGGAAGTCCCCGTGACTGACCGCATTGACGACAAGCTCATGCAGGGCAAGCCCGATATGCAGCGAAGCGTTCGGGGTCAGCAACACATCGTCGCCGGAAACCTTCACGAGATCGGCATTCTCCTGAACATAACGGTCGACCTGCTGCTTGAGCAGATCGCGGAAATAGGCCCCACGCCAGCTCGAATCGGTGATCAGATCCTGCGACTGCGAAAGCGCATGCAGCCGTCCACGGAACTTGCCCAGGAACATGTCGAGCGTGCCGGAGTAACGCGCCGTCTGCGAAGCGATGCTCTGGATGATCGCGAGCAGGTTTTTCGAGCGGTGGCTGACTTCGCGCAACAGGGCACGCAACAGTCTCTCACGACGCCGATCCTCGGTACGGTCGATCACCACGGTGATGAGGTGCAGGTCGTGATCCGTCATTTCGACCATGCGACAGCGGAACTCGAAGAAGGTATCGTCGCCCGCTTCGATTTCCAGCTCCGCCCGGTCCCCAGCCTTCACCAGTCCGGATTTGAGATCGGCCAGCTTTTGGCCGATCTCGGGTCCGAAGACAGCACTGTCGGAAGGGATTGTGCCGGGCGCCAGGCGCCAGCGGGCCGGCAATGATGTGATGCACACATAAGTCCCGTCCTTATCCTGGAGGATAAGGCTGGCGCCCATGTCGATGAGCGCGGTTATGAAGAACTCCCGCA
This DNA window, taken from Peteryoungia algae, encodes the following:
- a CDS encoding amidohydrolase family protein, with protein sequence MIIDTHLHLIYRDRLSYPWLQDVPPLDADFTYERYISEAARLGISSVLHMEVDVRPDDIPAETRMVEDLSREPGSLLRGVIASCRPEDPGFASYLETQQANPFVKGFRRVLHVVPDDVSEGALFRENIKRLSGTSLTFDLCMLPHQIDKANALIDLAPDVTFVLDHCGVPDIKGHGYDVWKTGITEIAKRDNVLVKISGIPAYGDLDNWTLEDLKPYFEHTISAFGFGRAIWGSDWPVCTLGGGLSTWVATTQALLHGCTVEEKNRLFSGNARQLWQLG
- a CDS encoding IclR family transcriptional regulator, which produces MNDLDRDRYRAPALDKGLDILELLAGVDGGLSQAEIAKRLERSPNEFYRMLDRLVRRGYVARLEGDRYLLTLKLFGLAQMHAPTRRLASFATPLMRKLGETTQQANHIVVYDRGHPVVIAQQEAPGYWGISIRVGSRMGLFDTGSGHVLLAFRSPELRAMMVAEHVGSGGPEGRMTETFEARLEQIRQRGYEMMPSAQTAGVINLSAPIVSADGTAIAALTVPYITLINTPGAADIDTTILSLCETAKRLSDLAGAGIVSDALPD
- a CDS encoding SDR family oxidoreductase: MNLPLDNKHVLVTAAGQGIGRASALAFARAGATVVATDINMDALASLAGETGITTHRLDVLDDDGVKALVSQSGPFDILFNCAGVVHGGTVLDMADKDLDFAIDLNVRAMIRTIRAVLPAMLERGDGSIINMSSVASSIKGVPNRFAYTVTKAAVIGLTKSVAADYVTQGIRCNAICPGTVESPSLQDRMRAQGDYDAARAAFIARQPMGRLGTPEEIADLAVYIAGATYTSGQAFAIDGGWTI
- a CDS encoding fumarylacetoacetate hydrolase family protein, whose translation is MKLMRVGPLGQEKPAILDKEGKIRDLSAHVADIGGHTISPEGLAKIAAIDPASLPEIAADRIGACVAGTGKFICIGLNYSDHAAETGAAVPPEPVIFMKATSAICGPDDDVLIPRGSEKTDWEVELGVVIGKTAKYVSEADAMDYVAGYCVSHDVSERAFQTERAGQWTKGKSCDTFGPIGPWLVTKDEISDPQNLKMWLSVNGKMMQDGSSKTMVYGVAHLVSYLSQFMSLHPGDVISTGTPPGVGLGMKPPQFLKAGDVVELGIEGLGTQKQTFKADV
- a CDS encoding DUF1328 domain-containing protein — translated: MLQWILILLLIAAVASLLGFRGVAGASAGIAKILIFIVLIVMIIALFTGVIIVA
- a CDS encoding Re/Si-specific NAD(P)(+) transhydrogenase subunit alpha, with translation MKIGSPREIYAGEARVAMTPDSAVQLQKLGYDCVIESGAGKAAGFSDDTYRTAGVTVVETAAALFETADIIAKVRPPETSEVDRLSPDKTLISFFYPAQNSALLEQAKDKGATVVAMDMVPRISRAQKMDALSSMANIAGYRAVIEAGNNFGRFFTGQVTAAGKVPPAKVLVIGAGVAGLAAIGTATSLGAITYAFDVRPEVAEQIESMGAQFVYLEFEAAQDGAATGGYAAPSSPEFREKQLAKFRELAPEIDIVITTALIPGRDAPKLWLADMVAAMKPGSVVIDLAAERGGNCDLTVADQKIVSDNGVTIVGYTDFPSRMAAQASTLYSTNIRHMMTDLTPGKDGVPVHNMEDDVIRGATVTKDGGITYPPPPPKIQAIAAAKPKEKVKELTPDEKRALESAAFKMQTRNQVAMLAGGGALILLAGLFAPASFMSHFIVFVLACFVGFQVIWNVSHSLHTPLMAITNAISSIIILGALMQIGSGNLLVIILAALSILMAGINIFGGFMVTRRMLAMFQKS
- a CDS encoding NAD(P)(+) transhydrogenase (Re/Si-specific) subunit beta gives rise to the protein MEYGFTTAAYVVAAVLFILSLGGLSGQESAKRAVWYGIVGMGLAVVATLLGPGAGNWFISVLMIAIGGGIGWVVAQRVQMTEMPQLVAAMHSLVGLAAVFIGFNAEIEMWRIASALTEAGIAFCDPAVNAVACAMQAGHTELFKDFTGFALKIAEKTGPEIAVLKIEVFLGVFIGAVTFTGSVVAYGKLAGKVDGKAKKLPGGHMLNAGAALGSLILLVLYFNGAGSWTLILMTLLALFIGYHLIMGIGGADMPVVVSMLNSYSGWAAAAIGFSLSNDLLIVVGALVGSSGAILSYIMCKAMNRSFISVILGGFGGTTGPQMEVTGEQIAIDGDGVANALNDADSVIIIPGYGMAVAQAQQSVSELTRKLRASGKTVRFAIHPVAGRLPGHMNVLLAEAKVPYDIVLEMDEINEDFPETDVAIVIGSNDIVNPAAQEDPNSPIAGMPVLEVWKAKQVFVSKRGQGTGYSGIENPLFYKENTRMFYGDAKKSIDSILPLIK
- a CDS encoding outer membrane protein, with the translated sequence MSTKFIFASLSVGLIATTATSADLGSVDAPRPLPPQGAVADIIHDWSGGYVGVVGGGAVGEVETQTGSGTLFSETPLRGGLVGVTAGYNVQSGNMVYGVEADVSWAKVQGDKACAGFPSQTCRYELGWQGTARARVGVAMDRTLFYVTGGLAVAEGNGGVDPIVGAIEGEDQQTYFGYVAGVGAEYAMTDALSFKAEYLYTDYAKRTSPLGTVSPLDSYESDPSSHLIRVGVNYRF